The proteins below come from a single uncultured Carboxylicivirga sp. genomic window:
- a CDS encoding type IX secretion system membrane protein PorP/SprF yields MQYQKHIKPIIIFLLIVLPLRELKAQQDPLYTQYMFNTLAFNPAYAGSRGMASFMALSRHQWVGFEGAPTTQTITGHIPLNNVGIGLSIIHDKLTPVNQTGVYFDYAYRIKTSEHSHLSFGLKGGFNYYQLDIAQLLLASPNDPSLNVGATNKYLPNFGFGLYWYSNNYFLGASSPKLLENKLVNGELETGHEVRHFFFTGGFVFNLGQEVKVKPTVLARLTEAAPLSLDANLNFLLKEKLWIGAMYRINNSFGGILQYQFTPQFKIGYAYDMTDNEFRNYNNGTHEIMISYELNFTKTKVQNPRYF; encoded by the coding sequence ATGCAATATCAAAAACATATAAAACCAATCATCATTTTCCTCTTAATAGTTTTACCATTAAGAGAATTGAAAGCTCAGCAAGACCCATTGTACACACAGTACATGTTCAATACCTTAGCTTTTAACCCGGCTTATGCAGGCTCCAGAGGAATGGCTAGTTTTATGGCTTTATCACGTCATCAATGGGTCGGATTTGAGGGAGCACCAACAACGCAAACCATTACCGGCCACATACCTTTAAATAATGTTGGAATTGGTTTGAGTATCATTCATGACAAACTTACTCCGGTAAATCAAACAGGAGTATATTTCGATTATGCTTATCGAATCAAAACATCTGAACACAGTCATTTATCCTTTGGACTAAAAGGAGGATTTAATTATTACCAGCTAGATATAGCTCAATTACTATTAGCTTCGCCCAACGACCCCTCATTAAATGTTGGAGCTACAAACAAGTACTTACCTAATTTTGGTTTCGGATTATATTGGTATTCCAACAATTACTTTTTAGGAGCTTCTTCACCCAAATTATTAGAGAATAAATTAGTGAATGGAGAATTAGAGACAGGTCATGAAGTGCGCCACTTTTTCTTTACAGGAGGCTTCGTTTTTAATTTAGGCCAGGAAGTTAAGGTTAAACCAACAGTATTAGCCCGATTGACTGAAGCTGCTCCATTATCATTAGATGCAAACCTGAACTTTTTATTAAAGGAAAAACTTTGGATTGGTGCAATGTACCGAATCAACAATTCGTTTGGTGGAATATTACAATATCAGTTTACACCTCAATTTAAAATCGGTTATGCTTACGATATGACCGATAACGAATTTAGAAACTATAATAACGGTACTCACGAAATAATGATTTCGTATGAGTTAAATTTTACAAAAACAAAAGTACAGAACCCAAGGTATTTCTAA
- a CDS encoding DUF3127 domain-containing protein, translating to MNFEISGNLIVKDDTVDISASFKKREFVIEVVNERNSDWNDFIKFQLTQDKCSLLDPLQLGDRIKVNFNIRGRKWEKDGRVNYFSNLEAWRIEKEEAMLPPDAPAPNFSEAEIPPAGPDEDLPF from the coding sequence ATGAATTTTGAAATTTCAGGTAATTTAATCGTAAAAGACGATACCGTTGATATTAGTGCCAGCTTTAAAAAACGTGAATTCGTAATTGAAGTTGTAAATGAGCGAAACAGTGATTGGAACGATTTTATCAAGTTTCAGTTAACCCAAGATAAATGTAGCTTGTTAGATCCACTTCAGTTAGGTGATAGAATTAAAGTGAACTTTAATATCAGAGGCCGTAAATGGGAAAAAGATGGTCGAGTAAACTATTTCTCAAATCTAGAAGCGTGGAGAATAGAAAAAGAAGAGGCCATGTTGCCCCCTGATGCTCCTGCTCCTAACTTCTCAGAGGCTGAAATTCCACCAGCCGGACCAGACGAAGATTTACCTTTCTAA
- a CDS encoding S28 family serine protease, with product MNKLFLLSILLVTFASCSPHPQTLQQLLTSENIASFDSIEVDSIHFKKAYLIKFKQPIDHNDLSKGTFTQRVWLSHLDANAPVVIVTEGYSAPRNYTTELADLFNTNQIIVEHRYFDDSKPDTKEWKYLNIEQAAKDHHAIIQFFKQFYHGKWISTGISKGGQTSIYHRSYFPNDVDISVPYVAPINFGKEEDRLFEFFDKVGTTDDRKKIKDFQLAVLHHRNEMMKDFEHFATEKNYTYRMGLDKAFDIAVLEYPFSFWQWHGDTNLIPDTTADIQTLFTHLAQFSDFSYPSDQMWEGIKPFFYQAYTELGYYGYITGNLKPLLKGFDQDTISSILFAPDKDHLKFDNNAMPAVMERLKKSNPKILAIVGGTDPWGSTSIVTDDLSNTVKIVKPHGNHITRIKNLPPEEKKLAINTLEKWLEE from the coding sequence ATGAATAAATTATTTCTGCTCTCCATTCTGTTAGTAACTTTTGCCAGTTGCTCACCTCATCCACAAACACTGCAGCAACTTCTTACTTCTGAAAACATAGCGAGTTTCGACTCCATAGAAGTTGATTCCATTCATTTCAAAAAAGCTTACCTCATAAAATTTAAACAACCTATTGATCACAACGACCTTAGCAAAGGAACCTTTACCCAAAGAGTTTGGTTATCACATCTTGATGCTAATGCACCGGTTGTAATTGTTACCGAAGGTTATTCTGCCCCTAGAAACTATACTACTGAACTGGCTGACCTTTTTAATACCAATCAAATAATTGTTGAGCACCGGTATTTTGATGATTCAAAACCTGATACCAAAGAATGGAAATACCTGAATATAGAACAGGCTGCCAAAGATCATCATGCCATCATTCAGTTTTTCAAACAGTTTTATCATGGCAAATGGATAAGTACAGGAATTAGCAAAGGCGGTCAAACATCTATCTATCATCGTTCTTATTTTCCAAATGATGTTGATATTAGTGTACCATATGTAGCTCCAATTAATTTTGGTAAAGAAGAAGATCGGCTGTTTGAATTCTTTGATAAAGTAGGAACTACAGATGACAGGAAGAAAATAAAAGATTTTCAGCTGGCAGTACTTCACCACAGAAATGAAATGATGAAAGATTTTGAGCATTTTGCTACTGAAAAAAACTACACTTATCGAATGGGATTAGACAAAGCTTTTGATATAGCTGTATTGGAATATCCTTTTTCGTTCTGGCAATGGCATGGTGATACTAACTTAATTCCGGATACCACTGCCGATATACAAACATTATTTACTCATCTTGCACAGTTCAGCGACTTTTCATACCCTTCAGATCAAATGTGGGAAGGTATTAAACCTTTCTTCTATCAGGCATATACAGAGTTAGGGTATTATGGTTATATAACGGGGAATTTAAAACCTCTACTTAAAGGTTTTGATCAGGATACAATTAGTAGTATTCTTTTTGCTCCTGATAAAGATCACCTCAAGTTTGATAATAATGCAATGCCTGCAGTTATGGAACGACTAAAAAAGTCGAATCCTAAAATATTGGCTATAGTTGGAGGAACAGATCCATGGGGATCAACCAGTATTGTTACTGATGATTTATCAAACACGGTTAAAATAGTGAAACCTCATGGCAATCATATAACCCGAATTAAAAATTTGCCGCCAGAGGAAAAAAAATTAGCCATCAACACATTAGAAAAATGGCTTGAAGAATAA
- a CDS encoding MFS transporter, protein MNQNKGKFETGKVLLLSLAHFFHDVYTAFLAPLLPYLRESLGLSLTFAGFLSVVQRLPTLFNPLVGILAERTKSRYFVILAPAVTAVSMSLMAVAPHKIYLVLLVLVSGISSSFFHVPSPVMMRKVSGGRIGMGMSFYMVGGELARSLGPIAVVGAIELWGLKGITYFIPTGILASVLLYFRLRKIAIAESIQTNSGMDYLKVFRKFLPLISTIALILFFRAAMKSALTFYLPVYITGHGESKTWAGISLSILQAAGVVGTMFAGTISDKIGRRSMMIIASTAAPILFFGFLYTAGVLQMVFLVLCGLFLFATGPVFLAIVNEYKTEHHNFVNAVFMTSTFLIGATMVMVVGMLGDVFSLETTYHIVGLFAFLAIPFAFRIPKKK, encoded by the coding sequence GTGAATCAAAACAAAGGAAAATTTGAAACAGGCAAGGTTTTACTATTAAGCCTTGCTCATTTCTTTCACGATGTGTACACAGCCTTTTTGGCTCCATTGCTTCCGTATCTTCGCGAGAGCTTGGGACTAAGTTTAACGTTTGCTGGTTTTTTATCGGTAGTTCAACGTTTACCTACCTTATTTAATCCCTTGGTTGGAATATTAGCTGAACGAACTAAATCGCGTTACTTTGTGATACTTGCACCGGCTGTTACGGCTGTTTCAATGAGTTTGATGGCAGTTGCACCTCATAAAATATATCTGGTTCTGCTGGTTTTAGTAAGTGGTATCAGTAGTTCGTTTTTTCACGTTCCGTCACCTGTTATGATGCGAAAAGTATCCGGTGGACGCATAGGAATGGGTATGAGTTTTTACATGGTAGGTGGAGAATTGGCCCGCTCGCTTGGCCCAATTGCAGTTGTAGGAGCTATTGAATTATGGGGACTAAAAGGGATCACTTATTTTATTCCTACCGGTATACTTGCTTCGGTTTTATTGTATTTCAGATTACGAAAAATTGCCATAGCTGAAAGTATTCAAACCAATTCGGGTATGGACTATTTAAAGGTATTTCGTAAGTTTTTGCCTTTGATTTCTACTATTGCTTTGATTCTGTTTTTTAGAGCTGCTATGAAGTCGGCTCTAACTTTTTATTTGCCGGTTTATATTACCGGACATGGTGAGTCAAAAACATGGGCCGGTATTTCTTTATCCATTTTACAGGCTGCAGGTGTGGTTGGAACTATGTTTGCCGGCACTATATCCGATAAAATAGGACGACGTAGCATGATGATTATTGCATCTACAGCAGCTCCAATTCTCTTCTTTGGTTTTTTATATACAGCGGGTGTTTTACAGATGGTGTTTTTGGTATTGTGTGGTTTGTTTTTGTTTGCAACGGGCCCCGTTTTTCTGGCTATTGTTAACGAGTATAAAACCGAACATCATAATTTTGTGAACGCCGTTTTTATGACATCTACCTTTTTGATAGGTGCAACAATGGTAATGGTTGTGGGTATGTTAGGCGATGTTTTTAGTCTAGAAACCACCTATCATATCGTTGGATTATTTGCATTTTTAGCCATACCATTTGCTTTTAGGATACCTAAAAAGAAATAG
- a CDS encoding ArsC/Spx/MgsR family protein: protein MIGTAYILKSCNTCRRILKGVHEYGKVDLVDIKSDPLSVEVIDCLAEKAGSYEAIFNKQSIKYREKGLAHIQLEEEDYRKYIIEEYTFLKRPIFIIDEMIFIGNSNKSVTNLMNYLNMKSKQQ from the coding sequence TTGATAGGAACGGCTTATATTTTGAAGTCCTGCAATACGTGTAGACGTATCCTTAAAGGCGTACACGAATATGGAAAAGTTGATTTAGTTGATATTAAATCAGATCCTTTGAGTGTCGAGGTAATTGACTGTTTGGCCGAAAAGGCAGGTAGTTATGAGGCAATCTTCAATAAACAATCGATTAAATATCGCGAAAAAGGTTTGGCTCACATTCAATTAGAAGAAGAGGATTATCGAAAGTATATTATTGAAGAATATACTTTTTTAAAACGTCCGATTTTTATTATTGACGAAATGATATTTATAGGAAATAGTAATAAAAGTGTTACCAATCTTATGAATTATCTAAACATGAAATCAAAACAACAATAA
- a CDS encoding peptidylprolyl isomerase gives MRTAEIHTEKGIMKVEFYENDAPNTVANFIKLAKQGFYDGLNFHRVIPDFVIQGGCPDGTGAGGPGYSIDCELDGDNQYHDKGVLSMAHAGRNTGGSQFFICHNRENTQHLDRQHTCFGKVVEGLDVIDDIRQGDKILKVVVNE, from the coding sequence ATGAGAACAGCAGAAATTCATACCGAAAAAGGGATCATGAAAGTAGAGTTCTACGAGAACGATGCTCCAAATACAGTTGCTAACTTTATTAAATTAGCAAAACAAGGATTTTATGATGGTTTAAATTTTCATAGAGTAATTCCTGATTTTGTAATCCAAGGAGGATGTCCTGATGGAACAGGAGCAGGTGGACCTGGTTATTCAATCGATTGTGAATTAGACGGTGATAATCAGTATCACGATAAAGGTGTGTTATCAATGGCTCATGCTGGTCGTAATACAGGTGGATCACAGTTTTTCATCTGCCATAACAGAGAAAATACCCAGCACTTAGATCGTCAGCACACTTGCTTTGGTAAAGTGGTTGAAGGTTTAGATGTGATTGATGATATTCGCCAGGGAGATAAAATCCTTAAGGTGGTAGTAAACGAATAG